A section of the Rhizobium sp. BG4 genome encodes:
- a CDS encoding glyoxylate/hydroxypyruvate reductase A: protein MSARPPVLVDLKFNPEGIARILKTAFADRGSINLADPETKGRDLSACEYALLWKPDADLFDRAPNLKIIFSGGAGVDSIMTLPGLPDVPIVRFVDRSLTVRMSEWVVMQCLMHLRDQRGHDRHQRDRIWGKMAPPEAAEITVGVMGLGVLGQDAVRKLQVMGFNVIGWSRTKKELEGVETFDAAGLDLFLSKTDILVGLLPLTPETTGFYNASLFGKLRQGGALGKPVFINAGRGKSQVQADIVSAIEGGILGGASLDVFEVEPLPADDPLWGLDSVFITPHDAAISEENALFRHVEQQIARFERGEPLQFLVDRTAGY, encoded by the coding sequence ATGTCTGCAAGACCGCCCGTTCTCGTCGATCTCAAGTTCAATCCTGAGGGTATCGCCCGCATCCTGAAAACCGCCTTTGCGGATCGCGGCAGCATCAATCTCGCCGATCCCGAGACCAAGGGCAGGGATCTCAGCGCCTGCGAATACGCGCTGCTCTGGAAGCCGGATGCCGATCTTTTCGACCGCGCACCGAACCTCAAGATCATCTTTTCAGGCGGCGCCGGCGTCGACAGCATCATGACGCTGCCGGGCCTGCCCGATGTGCCGATCGTCCGCTTCGTCGACCGCAGCCTGACAGTGCGGATGAGCGAATGGGTGGTCATGCAGTGCCTGATGCACCTGCGCGATCAGCGCGGCCACGACCGGCACCAGCGCGATCGCATCTGGGGCAAGATGGCGCCTCCGGAAGCGGCTGAAATCACCGTCGGCGTCATGGGCCTCGGCGTGCTCGGCCAGGATGCCGTGCGCAAGCTCCAGGTCATGGGTTTCAACGTCATCGGCTGGTCGCGCACGAAGAAGGAACTCGAAGGCGTCGAAACCTTCGATGCCGCAGGCCTCGATCTCTTCCTGTCGAAGACCGATATCCTCGTTGGCCTGTTGCCGCTGACGCCGGAGACGACCGGCTTCTACAATGCCAGCCTGTTCGGCAAGCTCCGCCAGGGCGGTGCCCTCGGCAAGCCCGTCTTCATCAATGCTGGGCGCGGCAAGAGCCAGGTTCAGGCCGATATCGTTTCGGCGATCGAAGGCGGCATCCTCGGCGGTGCCTCGCTCGATGTCTTCGAAGTGGAGCCGCTGCCCGCCGACGATCCGCTCTGGGGTCTCGACAGCGTCTTCATCACGCCCCACGACGCGGCGATCTCCGAGGAAAATGCGCTCTTCCGCCATGTCGAGCAGCAGATCGCCCGCTTCGAGCGCGGCGAGCCCCTGCAGTTCCTGGTCGATCGCACCGCCGGTTACTGA
- a CDS encoding ABC transporter ATP-binding protein: MSESSETLLSVKDLSVAFHQGGETSLAVDRISFDIRKGEVVALVGESGSGKSVSANSILRLLPYPSASHPTGQILFKGKDLLRASDKELRQVRGNDITMIFQEPMTSLNPLHSIEKQIAEILDLHQGVTGAAARKRVLELLNQVGIREPEKRLKAYPHELSGGQRQRVMIAMALANRPELLIADEPTTALDVTVQAQILELLRQLKGEHGMSMLFITHDLGIVRKFADRVCVMTKGKIVETGTVEEVFTRPQHDYTRHLLASEPRGEPPLADPSKPVVIEGNDVRVWFPIKAGLMRQVVDHVKAVDGIDLSLRAGQTLGVVGESGSGKTTLGLALTRLISSKGRISFVGKDIASYSFTQMRPLRNQLQVVFQDPYGSLSPRMSVGDIIAEGLKVHERALSHEERDQRVCWALEEVGLDPLTRWRYPHEFSGGQRQRIAIARAMVLKPRFVMLDEPTSALDMSVQAQVVDLLRDLQKKHDLAYLFISHDLKVVKALANDVIVMRFGKVVEQGPSAEIFSAPKDDYTKALMAAAFNIEAVPTPAVQQ, from the coding sequence ATGAGTGAGAGCTCCGAAACCCTCCTCTCGGTCAAGGATTTGTCCGTCGCCTTTCATCAGGGCGGCGAAACATCGCTGGCTGTGGATCGCATTTCCTTCGATATCCGCAAGGGCGAAGTCGTGGCGCTTGTCGGCGAGTCCGGCTCCGGCAAATCGGTCTCGGCCAACTCCATCCTGCGGCTGCTTCCCTATCCCTCGGCGAGCCACCCGACAGGTCAGATCCTCTTCAAGGGCAAAGACCTGCTGAGGGCATCGGACAAGGAGCTGCGCCAGGTGCGCGGCAACGACATCACGATGATCTTCCAGGAGCCGATGACCTCGCTCAATCCGCTCCACTCGATCGAGAAGCAGATTGCCGAAATCCTCGATCTCCATCAGGGCGTAACCGGTGCCGCCGCGCGAAAGCGCGTGCTCGAGCTCCTCAATCAGGTCGGCATCCGCGAGCCGGAGAAGCGGCTGAAGGCCTATCCGCACGAGCTCTCCGGCGGCCAGCGTCAGCGCGTGATGATCGCCATGGCGCTCGCCAACCGCCCGGAACTGCTGATCGCCGACGAGCCGACGACGGCGCTCGATGTCACCGTCCAGGCGCAGATCCTCGAGCTTCTGCGCCAGCTGAAAGGCGAGCATGGCATGTCCATGCTCTTCATCACCCACGATCTCGGCATCGTCCGAAAGTTCGCCGACCGCGTCTGTGTCATGACCAAGGGCAAGATCGTCGAGACCGGCACGGTCGAGGAAGTCTTCACCCGCCCGCAGCACGATTATACCCGGCACCTGCTGGCTTCCGAGCCTCGCGGAGAGCCGCCGCTCGCCGATCCCTCGAAGCCTGTCGTCATCGAAGGCAACGATGTCCGCGTCTGGTTCCCGATCAAGGCCGGGCTGATGCGCCAGGTCGTCGATCACGTAAAGGCGGTCGATGGCATCGATCTGTCGCTGCGCGCCGGCCAGACGCTCGGCGTCGTCGGCGAATCCGGCTCCGGCAAGACGACACTCGGACTGGCGCTGACGCGACTGATCTCGTCGAAGGGCCGCATCAGCTTTGTCGGCAAGGATATAGCGAGCTATTCGTTCACCCAGATGCGGCCGCTGCGCAACCAGCTGCAGGTGGTCTTCCAGGATCCCTATGGATCGCTCAGCCCGCGCATGTCGGTCGGCGACATCATTGCCGAGGGGCTGAAGGTGCATGAGCGCGCGTTGTCGCACGAAGAGCGCGACCAGCGCGTCTGCTGGGCGCTGGAGGAAGTCGGCCTCGATCCGCTGACCCGCTGGCGCTATCCGCATGAATTTTCCGGCGGCCAGCGGCAGCGCATCGCGATCGCCCGCGCCATGGTACTGAAGCCACGCTTCGTCATGCTCGACGAACCGACCTCGGCCCTCGACATGAGCGTCCAGGCGCAGGTCGTGGATCTCCTGCGCGATCTGCAGAAGAAGCATGATCTCGCCTATCTCTTCATCAGCCATGACCTGAAGGTCGTCAAAGCGCTCGCCAACGATGTCATCGTCATGCGCTTCGGCAAGGTGGTAGAGCAGGGGCCGTCGGCCGAGATCTTCAGCGCGCCGAAGGACGATTACACCAAGGCGCTGATGGCCGCCGCGTTCAACATCGAGGCAGTGCCGACGCCTGCCGTCCAGCAGTAA
- a CDS encoding ABC transporter permease, with translation MDTAANPATATPVKPPRKGLLSPTNVRRWRNFKANRRGYWSFWLFMILFVLTLFAELIANDKPIIASYKGEILFPVVVDYPEEKFGGFLAETDYRSDVIADEINANGWMIWPPIHYSYRSVNSNIPRSAPTPPFWLMSAEERCSGYPQGVNDPNCNYGNLNWLGTDDQARDVLARVIYGFRISVLFGLALTICSAIVGVTAGAVQGYFGGWTDLLLQRFIEIWSSMPVLYILLIIAAILPPGFFVLLGIMLLFSWVGFVGVVRAEFLRARNFEYVRAARALGVNNRTIMWRHLLPNAMVATLTFLPFILSGSITTLTSLDFLGFGMPPGSPSLGEMIAQGKSNLQAPWLGLTAFFAMSIMLSLLIFIGEAVRDAFDPRKTFQ, from the coding sequence ATGGATACCGCTGCAAACCCCGCGACGGCGACGCCCGTCAAGCCGCCGCGCAAGGGCCTGCTGTCCCCGACGAACGTCCGCCGCTGGCGGAATTTCAAGGCGAACCGGCGCGGTTACTGGTCGTTCTGGCTGTTCATGATCCTCTTCGTGCTGACCCTGTTTGCCGAACTGATCGCCAACGACAAGCCGATCATCGCATCCTACAAGGGCGAGATCCTCTTCCCCGTTGTCGTCGATTATCCGGAAGAGAAATTCGGCGGCTTCCTGGCGGAGACGGACTATCGCTCTGATGTCATCGCCGACGAAATCAATGCAAATGGCTGGATGATCTGGCCGCCGATCCATTATTCCTACCGGTCGGTCAATTCCAACATTCCGCGCTCGGCGCCGACGCCGCCCTTCTGGCTGATGAGCGCCGAGGAGCGCTGCTCCGGCTATCCGCAGGGCGTCAACGATCCGAATTGCAACTACGGCAATCTGAACTGGCTCGGCACCGATGATCAGGCCCGTGATGTGCTGGCCCGCGTCATCTATGGCTTCCGTATCTCGGTGCTCTTCGGCCTGGCGCTGACGATCTGCTCGGCGATCGTCGGGGTCACGGCGGGCGCGGTGCAGGGCTATTTCGGCGGCTGGACCGATCTGCTGCTGCAGCGCTTCATCGAGATCTGGTCGTCGATGCCGGTTCTCTACATCCTGCTGATCATCGCGGCGATCCTGCCGCCGGGCTTCTTCGTGCTGCTCGGAATCATGCTCTTGTTCTCCTGGGTCGGCTTCGTCGGTGTGGTGCGCGCCGAATTCCTGCGCGCCAGGAATTTCGAATATGTCCGCGCCGCCCGTGCGCTCGGCGTCAACAACCGCACCATCATGTGGCGCCATCTGCTGCCGAACGCCATGGTCGCGACGCTGACCTTCCTGCCCTTCATTCTCTCGGGCTCGATCACCACGCTGACCTCGCTGGACTTCCTCGGCTTCGGTATGCCGCCAGGCTCGCCGTCGCTGGGTGAGATGATCGCGCAGGGCAAATCCAATCTGCAGGCGCCGTGGCTCGGGCTGACCGCCTTCTTCGCCATGTCGATCATGCTGTCGCTGTTGATCTTCATCGGCGAGGCGGTGCGCGACGCCTTCGATCCAAGAAAGACCTTCCAATGA
- a CDS encoding microcin C ABC transporter permease YejB, translated as MGAYILRRLLLMIPTIVGIMAISFTVIQFAPGGPVEQVIAQLTGQADSADQRLSGGGGDLLGQGGDEGSKYRGAQGLDPELIAKLEKQFGFDKPPLTRFGEMMWNYIRFDFGESFFRNTSVLDLIKDKLPVSISLGVWIMIFSYVISIPLGIRKAVKDGSTFDVWTSGVIIVGYAVPSFLFGILLIVLFAGGSFYDWFPLRGLVSDNFDQLAWWQKPLDYFWHLTLPLISLSLAAFATTTLLTKNSFIEEIKKQYVTTARAKGLNERQVLYGHVFRNAMLIIIAGFPGAFISAFFTGSLLIENIFSLDGLGRLGYLSVVNRDYPIVFATLYIFSLLGLFVSLISDLIYTWIDPRIDFERRDV; from the coding sequence ATGGGAGCCTATATCCTTCGCCGCCTGCTTCTGATGATACCGACGATCGTCGGCATCATGGCGATTTCCTTCACCGTCATCCAGTTTGCGCCCGGCGGCCCGGTCGAGCAGGTGATCGCCCAGCTGACCGGCCAGGCCGACAGCGCCGACCAGCGCCTTTCCGGCGGTGGCGGCGATCTGCTGGGGCAGGGCGGTGATGAAGGCTCGAAATATCGCGGCGCCCAGGGCCTCGATCCTGAATTGATCGCCAAGCTTGAAAAACAGTTCGGCTTCGACAAGCCGCCGCTCACTCGCTTCGGCGAGATGATGTGGAACTACATCCGCTTCGATTTTGGCGAGAGCTTCTTCCGCAACACCTCGGTTCTCGACCTGATCAAGGACAAGCTGCCGGTCTCGATCTCGCTCGGCGTCTGGATCATGATCTTTTCCTACGTGATCTCGATCCCGCTCGGCATCCGCAAGGCGGTCAAGGACGGCTCGACCTTCGATGTCTGGACGTCGGGTGTGATCATCGTCGGCTATGCAGTTCCGAGCTTCCTGTTCGGCATCCTGCTGATCGTTCTCTTCGCCGGCGGCTCCTTCTATGACTGGTTCCCGCTGCGCGGCCTGGTCTCGGATAATTTCGACCAGCTCGCCTGGTGGCAGAAGCCGCTCGACTACTTCTGGCATCTGACGCTGCCGCTGATCTCGCTCTCGCTCGCCGCCTTTGCCACGACGACGCTGCTGACGAAGAATTCCTTCATCGAAGAGATCAAGAAGCAGTATGTCACGACGGCGCGTGCCAAGGGCCTGAATGAGCGCCAGGTGCTCTACGGTCACGTCTTCCGCAACGCCATGCTGATCATCATTGCCGGCTTCCCCGGCGCCTTCATCTCGGCCTTCTTCACGGGTTCGCTGCTGATCGAGAACATCTTCTCGCTCGATGGCCTTGGCCGCCTCGGCTATCTCTCGGTCGTCAATCGCGATTACCCGATCGTCTTTGCGACGCTCTACATTTTCTCGCTGCTCGGCCTCTTCGTCAGCCTGATCTCGGACCTGATCTACACCTGGATCGATCCCCGCATCGACTTCGAGCGGAGGGACGTCTGA
- a CDS encoding extracellular solute-binding protein has translation MAFVWSKKSLVVAFMALSALTLPVKAQEQTFQIGTSSIGELKYKPGFKRFDYVNPDAPKGGTLNLSTTGTFDTFNPLLSKGELADGSPLVFETLTKSADDELLASYGLLAEGVSYPADFSSATFRLRAEAKWADGQPVTPEDVIFSLDKAKELNPLLSNYYKHVAKAEKTGDRDVTFTFDEKGNKELPNILGQLTILPKHWWEGMGADGKPRDIGKTTLEAPMGSGPYKIAAFTAGSTVRYELRDDYWGKDLNVNVGQNNFRNITYTFFGDRDVEFEAFRAGNVDYRQENQASRWATAYDFPAVKDGRVIREEVPNALRSVGIMQALTPNTRRDQFKDPRVREALNYAFDFEDLNKNLAYNAFKRIDSYFWGTELAASGLPQGRELEILQGMKDQVPPEVFTTPYTNPVAGDPQKLRDNLKTAIGLFKEAGYELKGNRMVNSKTGQPMSFEILLSNSSFERSVMPFANNLKKIGIEARLRTVDASQYTNRVRSFDYDMIWSIWGETMNPGNEQMDYWGSQAATQQGSRNYAGISNPAIDALIKMIIFAPNRDEQVAAIKAMDRVLLANHYVVPLFYSNNSRLAHWDRMAHPAELPEYSIGFPEVWWSKDAK, from the coding sequence ATGGCGTTTGTGTGGTCGAAGAAGAGTCTGGTTGTTGCTTTCATGGCGCTGAGCGCGCTGACCTTGCCCGTCAAGGCTCAAGAGCAGACCTTCCAGATCGGCACGTCGTCCATCGGTGAACTCAAATACAAGCCCGGCTTCAAGCGCTTCGACTACGTCAATCCGGATGCGCCGAAGGGCGGCACGCTCAATCTGTCGACGACGGGGACTTTCGATACGTTCAATCCCCTGCTTTCGAAGGGTGAGCTGGCGGATGGCTCGCCGCTGGTATTCGAAACCCTGACCAAGTCCGCCGACGACGAGTTGCTGGCCAGTTACGGCCTCTTGGCAGAAGGTGTTTCCTATCCTGCCGATTTCTCCAGCGCGACCTTCAGGCTGCGGGCCGAAGCAAAGTGGGCCGATGGCCAGCCTGTCACGCCAGAAGACGTCATCTTCAGCCTCGACAAGGCAAAGGAGCTCAATCCGCTTCTGTCGAACTACTATAAGCATGTCGCGAAAGCCGAGAAGACCGGCGACCGCGACGTTACCTTTACCTTCGATGAGAAGGGCAACAAGGAACTCCCGAACATCCTCGGCCAGCTGACGATCCTGCCAAAACACTGGTGGGAGGGCATGGGCGCCGACGGCAAACCCCGTGATATCGGCAAGACGACGCTTGAGGCGCCGATGGGCTCTGGCCCTTACAAGATTGCCGCCTTCACTGCCGGTTCCACAGTGCGCTATGAATTGCGCGACGACTATTGGGGCAAGGACCTCAACGTCAATGTCGGCCAGAACAACTTCCGCAACATCACCTACACTTTCTTCGGCGACCGCGATGTCGAGTTCGAAGCCTTCCGTGCCGGCAATGTCGACTACCGCCAGGAAAACCAGGCGAGCCGCTGGGCGACCGCCTATGATTTTCCCGCCGTCAAGGATGGCCGCGTGATCCGCGAGGAGGTCCCGAACGCTCTTCGTTCGGTCGGCATCATGCAGGCGCTGACGCCCAATACCAGGCGCGACCAGTTCAAGGATCCGCGTGTTCGCGAAGCGCTCAACTACGCCTTCGACTTCGAGGACCTGAACAAGAACCTCGCCTACAACGCCTTCAAGCGGATCGACAGCTACTTCTGGGGTACCGAGCTTGCCGCGTCGGGCCTGCCGCAGGGGCGTGAACTCGAAATTCTGCAGGGCATGAAGGATCAGGTGCCGCCGGAAGTCTTCACGACGCCGTACACCAACCCTGTTGCCGGTGATCCGCAGAAGCTGCGTGACAACCTCAAGACCGCGATTGGCCTTTTCAAGGAGGCGGGGTACGAGTTGAAGGGCAACCGGATGGTCAACAGCAAGACTGGCCAGCCCATGAGCTTCGAGATCCTGCTCTCCAATTCGTCTTTCGAGCGCTCGGTCATGCCATTTGCCAACAATCTCAAGAAGATCGGCATCGAAGCCCGGCTGCGCACCGTCGACGCATCCCAATACACCAATCGCGTCCGCAGCTTTGACTACGACATGATCTGGTCGATCTGGGGCGAGACCATGAACCCCGGCAACGAGCAGATGGACTATTGGGGTTCCCAGGCTGCCACTCAGCAGGGATCGCGAAACTACGCCGGCATCTCAAATCCCGCTATCGACGCCCTGATCAAGATGATCATCTTTGCCCCCAATCGCGATGAACAGGTTGCGGCGATCAAGGCAATGGACCGTGTGCTGCTGGCCAACCACTATGTCGTGCCACTGTTCTACAGCAACAACTCGCGTCTGGCCCATTGGGACAGGATGGCCCATCCCGCTGAACTGCCCGAATATTCCATCGGCTTCCCCGAAGTCTGGTGGTCGAAGGACGCGAAATAG
- a CDS encoding hydrolase, protein MSLYDPKTTALISIDLQAFITSRPVAPHSAQQVIENTAAIARQLKSQGGTVILVTVGFSADYADAVNHPADEPASFPKGGLPAAALEAPPEIAVLTVDAHVVKRQWSAFYGTDLDLQLRRRGIKTVILAGIATNFGVESTIRDAYAHNYVVIAAEDAMTSFTAEMHGFSCEKILPRLSRVRKTADILANL, encoded by the coding sequence ATGTCCCTTTACGATCCCAAGACCACCGCGCTTATCTCTATCGACCTGCAGGCCTTTATCACCAGCCGGCCGGTTGCGCCTCATAGCGCTCAGCAGGTCATTGAAAACACGGCAGCGATTGCCAGGCAGCTGAAATCACAGGGCGGAACGGTCATTCTGGTGACCGTCGGTTTCTCTGCGGACTACGCTGACGCCGTCAACCATCCAGCCGACGAACCGGCGAGCTTCCCGAAGGGCGGATTGCCCGCCGCCGCGCTTGAGGCGCCGCCGGAGATCGCGGTACTGACCGTCGATGCCCATGTCGTCAAGCGCCAGTGGAGCGCCTTCTACGGCACCGATCTAGACCTTCAGCTTCGCCGCCGCGGTATCAAGACCGTCATCCTCGCCGGGATCGCGACCAATTTCGGCGTCGAGTCGACCATTCGCGATGCCTATGCGCATAACTACGTGGTCATTGCCGCCGAAGACGCGATGACGAGCTTCACGGCGGAGATGCACGGATTTTCGTGCGAGAAGATCCTGCCGCGGCTGTCGCGGGTCAGAAAGACTGCCGATATCCTCGCCAATCTCTGA
- the mepA gene encoding penicillin-insensitive murein endopeptidase, with protein MTLRLASSKIFGKLALAGALGVGLVSADAGAQQKQPSPGSAKAIFGSVSLPSEGPAQPIGFYAKGCMSGAVALPADGPTWQAMRLSRNRRWGNPAMISLLERFSRDARQQIGWPGLLVGDIAQPRGGPMFNGHASHQVGLDADIWFTPMPSQRMDAEQREALTFTTMLQKGKFLTVDPKIWTQSRAELLMLAASYPQVERIFVNPAIKKKMCDTWTGDRTNLGKLRPEYGHDSHFHIRIKCPPGATACKPQAPVAAGDGCDKSLAWWFTKEPWAKPAPPKPNAPPPKPPREGMVSDLPKACAAILAAPSVSSVAEATYGGGSAASALTAVPAAAPAVSDQGLPAIGPVPDDKPMQ; from the coding sequence ATGACGCTCCGCCTCGCTTCTTCCAAGATTTTCGGCAAACTCGCCTTGGCGGGTGCGCTGGGCGTCGGCCTCGTCTCGGCCGATGCGGGCGCGCAGCAGAAGCAGCCGAGCCCGGGAAGCGCCAAGGCGATCTTCGGCTCGGTATCGCTTCCGTCAGAGGGGCCCGCACAGCCGATCGGCTTCTATGCCAAGGGCTGCATGTCGGGCGCCGTGGCGCTTCCCGCCGACGGGCCGACCTGGCAGGCGATGCGGCTTTCGCGCAATCGCCGCTGGGGTAATCCGGCAATGATCTCGCTGCTCGAGCGCTTTTCGCGCGACGCGCGGCAACAGATCGGCTGGCCGGGACTGCTGGTCGGCGATATCGCGCAGCCGCGCGGTGGTCCGATGTTCAATGGTCACGCCTCGCATCAGGTCGGCCTGGATGCCGATATTTGGTTCACCCCAATGCCATCCCAGCGGATGGATGCCGAGCAACGGGAAGCCCTGACTTTCACGACCATGCTGCAGAAGGGCAAATTCCTGACCGTCGACCCGAAGATCTGGACGCAATCGCGCGCCGAACTTCTGATGCTTGCCGCAAGCTATCCGCAGGTCGAGCGCATCTTCGTCAATCCGGCGATCAAGAAGAAGATGTGCGACACCTGGACCGGCGACCGCACCAATCTCGGCAAGCTTCGTCCGGAATATGGCCACGACTCGCATTTTCACATCCGCATCAAGTGCCCGCCGGGCGCCACTGCCTGCAAGCCGCAGGCGCCCGTTGCCGCCGGTGACGGCTGCGACAAATCGCTGGCGTGGTGGTTCACCAAGGAACCTTGGGCGAAGCCCGCACCGCCGAAGCCGAATGCGCCGCCGCCGAAGCCGCCGCGCGAGGGCATGGTCTCGGATCTGCCAAAAGCCTGCGCTGCCATTTTGGCCGCCCCGTCCGTCTCTTCGGTTGCCGAAGCAACCTATGGCGGCGGCTCGGCAGCGAGCGCTCTGACGGCGGTACCGGCAGCGGCTCCCGCCGTTTCCGACCAGGGCCTTCCCGCCATCGGCCCGGTTCCTGACGACAAGCCGATGCAATGA
- a CDS encoding methylglyoxal synthase, which produces MAGGKCLALIAHDQKKDDMAEFARRNRDLLAKWKIVATGTTGGRVLDAVPDLDVTRLKSGPLGGDQQIGALISTGEIGALIFFVDPLTPMPHDVDVKALMRLAIVYDIPMALNEATADKLIPTLKA; this is translated from the coding sequence ATGGCCGGCGGCAAGTGCCTTGCATTGATTGCTCATGACCAGAAGAAAGACGACATGGCGGAATTTGCCCGCCGCAACCGCGACCTTCTCGCCAAATGGAAGATCGTCGCGACCGGCACGACGGGCGGCCGGGTTCTCGACGCCGTCCCTGACCTCGATGTCACCCGTCTGAAAAGCGGCCCTCTCGGCGGCGACCAGCAGATCGGCGCGCTGATCTCGACGGGTGAAATCGGCGCCCTGATCTTCTTCGTCGACCCGCTGACCCCGATGCCGCACGATGTCGACGTCAAGGCGCTGATGCGGCTCGCGATCGTCTACGATATCCCGATGGCGCTCAACGAAGCGACCGCGGACAAACTCATCCCGACCCTGAAAGCTTGA
- a CDS encoding glucokinase, with amino-acid sequence MLDASDAHMPFPILIGDIGGTNARFSILADATAEAVNFPNVRTADFETIDDAIKAGVFAKTALRPRSAILAVAGPINGDEIPLTNCDWVVRPHTMISGLSIEDVLVVNDFEAQALAISALGSNDREQIGPASGDLMASRAVLGPGTGLGVGGLVRARGSWIPVPGEGGHVDLGPRSERDLQIFPYIETIEGRVSAEQILCGRGIIHLYRAICTADGLDVKYSDPADVTSHALAGTDKVAEETISLFATYLGRLAGDVAMLFMAKGGVYLSGGISQKILPALRKPEFRAAFEDKAPHSHWLRAIPTYVVTHPLAALAGLSFYARAPETFGVSTDGRRWRA; translated from the coding sequence ATGCTTGATGCCAGCGATGCCCATATGCCCTTCCCGATCCTGATCGGCGATATCGGCGGCACGAATGCGCGCTTCTCCATTCTCGCCGACGCCACAGCCGAGGCAGTGAATTTTCCGAATGTCCGGACGGCCGATTTCGAGACGATCGACGATGCCATCAAGGCAGGCGTTTTCGCCAAGACGGCCCTACGCCCGCGTTCGGCCATCCTTGCCGTTGCAGGCCCGATCAACGGCGATGAGATCCCGCTGACGAACTGCGACTGGGTCGTTCGCCCGCATACGATGATTTCCGGCCTCAGCATCGAGGACGTTCTCGTCGTCAACGATTTCGAGGCGCAGGCACTGGCGATTTCTGCACTTGGCTCCAATGACCGCGAGCAGATCGGCCCCGCCTCGGGCGACTTGATGGCTTCGCGTGCTGTTCTCGGACCGGGCACCGGCCTTGGCGTCGGCGGCCTCGTCCGTGCGCGCGGTTCGTGGATTCCGGTTCCCGGCGAAGGCGGCCATGTCGATCTCGGACCGCGCTCCGAACGCGACCTGCAGATTTTCCCCTATATCGAGACGATCGAGGGCCGCGTTTCCGCCGAACAGATCCTCTGCGGCCGCGGTATCATCCATCTCTACCGTGCGATCTGCACTGCCGACGGGCTGGACGTGAAGTACAGCGATCCGGCCGACGTCACGTCCCACGCGCTCGCCGGCACAGACAAGGTGGCCGAGGAGACGATCTCGCTGTTTGCGACCTATCTCGGTCGGCTCGCCGGCGACGTCGCCATGCTCTTCATGGCCAAGGGCGGCGTCTATCTCTCCGGCGGCATCTCGCAGAAGATCTTGCCGGCGCTGCGCAAGCCGGAATTCCGCGCCGCCTTCGAGGACAAAGCGCCGCACTCGCACTGGCTGCGCGCCATCCCGACCTATGTCGTGACGCATCCGCTGGCAGCCCTTGCAGGACTTTCCTTCTACGCCCGCGCCCCGGAAACCTTCGGCGTATCGACGGATGGGAGACGCTGGCGCGCCTAG